The following are encoded in a window of Castanea sativa cultivar Marrone di Chiusa Pesio chromosome 5, ASM4071231v1 genomic DNA:
- the LOC142635022 gene encoding putative protein phosphatase 2C 80 — protein MALGSSTACIVTFKDYYLHSINVGDSGFMIFRKNKCVYKSLIYQRGFNQPYQLQWGISIPYRPKVDKVAVLPGDIIVLCTDRLLDNMFPAEIEDIIEKGTLEGVNTEQLASSIATMAFFNSIEENVDSPFADAARLAGQEHIGGKRDDITVIVGHVLA, from the coding sequence ATGGCTTTGGGTTCATCTACAGCTTGTATTGTGACATTCAAGGATTATTATTTACATTCTATCAACGTTGGAGATAGTGGTTTTATGATATTCAGGAAAAACAAGTGTGTGTATAAATCGCTAATATACCAGCGTGGATTTAACCAACCGTACCAGTTGCAGTGGGGAATTAGTATCCCATATAGGCCTAAGGTGGATAAAGTGGCGGTTTTACCTGGAGATATCATAGTTCTTTGCACTGATAGGCTTCTAGATAATATGTTCCCTGCAGAAATTGAAGATATTATAGAGAAGGGAACTTTGGAAGGTGTAAACACAGAGCAGTTGGCTTCCAGTATCGCAACAATGGCATTCTTCAACTCAATTGAAGAAAATGTCGATAGCCCATTTGCAGATGCCGCTCGGTTGGCAGGACAGGAGCACATAGGAGGAAAGAGAGATGATATTACAGTTATTGTTGGCCATGTTCTTGCATAG